Within the Pseudomonas orientalis genome, the region CGCCGATGATATTGCCGGCCAGGGTGGGGCCGGCAAATACCAGCCAGAAGTCATGCCACGACAGTTCACCGGCAAACACCAGGTACGACACTTCCGCCGAGCCCACCACGATGTGGGTGAAATCGCCCAACGCCATCAGGTAGGTGATCAGGATGATGATCCACATCTTGGCGCTTTCCATCGACGGAATCATCCACACCATGGTGGCGATCATCCAGCCGGAGACGATGCCTTTGGCGAACATCTGGCCGGCGTCGTTTTCCATGATCTTGCGCCCGATTTCGAGGAAGGCCATGTCGGTCTTGGTGTCGAATATCGGCAGGTGCAGCATCACGTAGGCCACCAGCAGGGTGCCACACAGGTTGCCCACCAGCACCACCGCCCACAGTCGCAACAGGCGCCCGGCATTGGCCAGGGTCGGCTTGCTCATCACCGGCAACACGGCGGTGAGGGTGTTTTCGGTAAACAGTTGCTGGCGCGCGAGGATCACCGCGAGGAAACCGGCGCAATAGCCAAAGCTGGCGATGACCTTGAACGCTTCGCCGTCCGGCAGGCGTGAGTTGAGCAATCCCATGGCCATGAGAGACAAGCCCATGGTCAGGCCGGCAGCCAGCGCAGACCACCACAACGCCGCGACGCTGCGCTCCAGCTCCTGGTCGCCCTGGGTACGGATGATTTCATGCAGCACCGCGGCGCGGGGCGGCTGGTTTTTGTCTACGTCCTGCTGCTCTTCCTGCGACAGGTTGGGGGTTTTGCCTGCTTCGTCGGTGGCCATGATTATCCGGAGTCCAAGGGGGGGCGTGTAGCTACGACACGCGGCCACCGTGGCTGTTCAGTGGCCAGGCAACTAAACCGGAATCCTCCAGGCGTTGACCATCTGCACCGTGGTCGAACTGAACGCTTTATCCCACGGTTTATTACGTGATTTGTAATTGTCGCCGAGGGTGTCGAGCACACGGTTGAACTCGGTGGGCGTGGCTGCCCACGCCAAGTCTTGCGCCGTACGATGGAGCAGTTCGACATTGGCCTCGGGTTGGCCTGGCCTGAACAACGAAGGGTAGATCACCTCCCGGGTGAAGTTATCTGCTTTCATCGCGATATCGCGCACGCCCATCTCGGCGACCGCGTGGCCGATGACCTTGGACGCCGGCGGTGAACCGGTGGCGATCTGCCTGGCCGCCACTTGCAGCAATTGCTGAAAGTTGCGCTGGCTTGCCACGTTAAGGCGCCGCGCCAACCAGTCGACCTGTTCAGGCCGTTGGGCCAACGCGTCCAGGTTACGCATGCCCGAAAAAATACCGGCCGTGAATGTCAGCGTGTCCTGTGCCTTATTCGCTTCGGTGATTGCCTCATCCAAGGCGTGCAACGCCTGCTGCGCGTTGTTTCTAAACGTCAGCACATCCGCAGCGGCCGGATCGTTTTGCAGCGCCGGTTGTACGCCGGCAAGCAATCGATCATCCATGGCCAGCACGGCCTCATCCAGTGACTGGAAGGCATGGTGCTCAAGCGCCGTGCAGCGACGTTCCAGATGCGTCTCTACCGCCTGACGTGCCTTGGCCTGCAAATGTTGCTTTTGCCCGTCCTGCATCGTGAAGTTGACGGTGCCGCCGAGCAGGCCTCGAAAATCACCTTTTTCGGTCTTCAGCGGCAACGTGACGACTTGATCGGCAAACGCTTCGAGCTTTTTTTCCTGGAAAGCTTCAGCGGCCGAATGCGCAACACCTGTGATGCGATCAGCCACGCTGCTGAGAAAGCTGCCACTTCGCGCCGGTGTCTCACTCGCGCTGGGCTCAAACTTGACGATCAACGCTTCAGATTTGTTCAAGGGGCTGTCAGGAAATGACCTCTGCACCACACCCGGCGCCGGGGTATTGAGCAATAAGCCGCCGTCCTTGAACGCGGTGATTTCACCCGACACCTGGAAGTCATGACCTTGTTCTACGGGACTTTTGAACACCACCGGCAAGGAGCCGGAAATATGCGCCGCTCGGGCGATGTCCATCTGCGGGGTCAAACGGGCATTGAACACCACCAACTGCGGGCGGCCAGCAAACATACCGGTGCCGGTGATGCTCAGTTGCTTGATCGCGGGGATATGCCGGTTCAATACCTCAAGGTCACCGAAGGTCGGTGCGCCGCCGGCACTCAATTTGTCGGCAATCTTCATCACTTCAGCGAGCCGGGTTTCCCGAGGGCTTTGCGCGATATGCGCAAGCAGCGACCGGCGCGACTCATTACGAATCATCTCTTCGAGAGGACAGGCTTCGGTTTGCAGACGCGGCAACAATGTCACCAACAGCTGGGACACATTGCCGACGGCGCCAGGCAACCGGCCGATGAGTTTGCCGAATGCGGCACTGGCGTCCTGCATCCACGCCGTCACGGCATCCCTGCTATTGAGCAGACTCGGCAGATCAATGCTATCGGACAACTTATCGAATGCTTCCGCCCCCATGCCACTGGCAATCAAGGCCGCCGAAATCGCGCCGGCGGATGAGCCGCAGGCCAGTTGGATACCTTGCAGCTTTCCGGTGTGCGCAAGGGCCTGCAACACCCCCGAAAAAGCGATGCCCTTGGCCCCGCCGCCACTGAGCACAAGGCTCGTGGCAGGCGCAGCCGATAAAATCACTTCGACCCGCCCCAGGTTATCGCGCCGAAGCGTCACGTTGCGTTCGCCCACCCCTTCCAGCAGAGGCGTCTTCGCGCTGGCCGTGGCCGCAGACTGAACCTCTTTATCCAACGAGTGCTGAATCCGGGCACTTGAACTGAACACTTTCATACACAGGCTCTTCCTAAGGTGTGAGCCTGAGTAGTGATGAAAGCGCCTCAGGATGATCCCTGCGGAATGATTTGGTAAAGCAAATCACACCGCTACGTCGTCACTCGGACAGACTGTCTTCCTTGAACTGATCCTTCACGTATCTGATTTCAGTGCGGCCATGGGGCGCCGGCAGGCCGTCTTCACCGAGGTTGACGAAGACCATTTTCTCTACGGTCAGGATGCTCTTGCGGGTGATCTTGTTGCGCACTTCACAGGTGAGGGTGATGGAGGTACGCCCGAACTCGGTGGCGGTGATGCCCAGCTCGATGATGTCACCCTGGCGCGAGGCGCTGACGAAGTTGATTTCGGAAATGTACTTGGTCACCACGCGCTGATTGCCCAGTTGCACGATGGCATAGATGGCCGCTTCTTCGTCGA harbors:
- a CDS encoding acyl-CoA thioesterase codes for the protein MNFHTRKWVKPEDLNPNGTLFGGSLLRWIDEEAAIYAIVQLGNQRVVTKYISEINFVSASRQGDIIELGITATEFGRTSITLTCEVRNKITRKSILTVEKMVFVNLGEDGLPAPHGRTEIRYVKDQFKEDSLSE
- a CDS encoding formate/nitrite transporter family protein; amino-acid sequence: MATDEAGKTPNLSQEEQQDVDKNQPPRAAVLHEIIRTQGDQELERSVAALWWSALAAGLTMGLSLMAMGLLNSRLPDGEAFKVIASFGYCAGFLAVILARQQLFTENTLTAVLPVMSKPTLANAGRLLRLWAVVLVGNLCGTLLVAYVMLHLPIFDTKTDMAFLEIGRKIMENDAGQMFAKGIVSGWMIATMVWMIPSMESAKMWIIILITYLMALGDFTHIVVGSAEVSYLVFAGELSWHDFWLVFAGPTLAGNIIGGSFIFALISHAQIRSEGSLPDKKAADPRHPQQVSKDQ
- a CDS encoding patatin-like phospholipase family protein — translated: MKVFSSSARIQHSLDKEVQSAATASAKTPLLEGVGERNVTLRRDNLGRVEVILSAAPATSLVLSGGGAKGIAFSGVLQALAHTGKLQGIQLACGSSAGAISAALIASGMGAEAFDKLSDSIDLPSLLNSRDAVTAWMQDASAAFGKLIGRLPGAVGNVSQLLVTLLPRLQTEACPLEEMIRNESRRSLLAHIAQSPRETRLAEVMKIADKLSAGGAPTFGDLEVLNRHIPAIKQLSITGTGMFAGRPQLVVFNARLTPQMDIARAAHISGSLPVVFKSPVEQGHDFQVSGEITAFKDGGLLLNTPAPGVVQRSFPDSPLNKSEALIVKFEPSASETPARSGSFLSSVADRITGVAHSAAEAFQEKKLEAFADQVVTLPLKTEKGDFRGLLGGTVNFTMQDGQKQHLQAKARQAVETHLERRCTALEHHAFQSLDEAVLAMDDRLLAGVQPALQNDPAAADVLTFRNNAQQALHALDEAITEANKAQDTLTFTAGIFSGMRNLDALAQRPEQVDWLARRLNVASQRNFQQLLQVAARQIATGSPPASKVIGHAVAEMGVRDIAMKADNFTREVIYPSLFRPGQPEANVELLHRTAQDLAWAATPTEFNRVLDTLGDNYKSRNKPWDKAFSSTTVQMVNAWRIPV